In one Komagataeibacter sp. FNDCR2 genomic region, the following are encoded:
- the cyoA gene encoding ubiquinol oxidase subunit II, producing MKKKILPRLTKLMSLSSAVLLAGCTWDTLDPKGIIGLQEKNLIMTALFAMLLVVVPVCILTLLFAWQYRQSNTSAEYLPKWSHSNKIEVVIWAIPSLIILFLAVLTYQTCHSLDPYKPLEAEANVKPIHVDVVALDWKWLFVYPDEGIATVNQLAMPVNTPVDFRITSDSVMNSFFIPQLGTMIYAMAGMQTQLHLIANEPGDFQGESSNFSGRGFSDMRFRALAMPADQYSAWVEKVKASSEQLDSASYPKLAAPSEANPVEYFSHVDAGLFDEIVAKYNNGMIMDKSTGKMLHVQQSAMSDMNMKE from the coding sequence ATGAAGAAAAAAATCTTGCCAAGATTAACGAAGTTGATGAGCTTATCTTCAGCAGTGCTGTTAGCAGGCTGCACATGGGATACGCTCGACCCCAAGGGCATAATCGGCCTTCAGGAAAAAAACCTGATCATGACGGCATTGTTCGCGATGCTGCTGGTCGTGGTGCCGGTATGTATCCTGACGCTGCTGTTCGCATGGCAGTACCGTCAGTCCAATACATCGGCCGAATACCTGCCGAAATGGTCGCATTCCAACAAGATCGAAGTGGTTATCTGGGCCATCCCCAGCCTGATCATTCTGTTCCTGGCGGTGCTGACCTATCAGACGTGTCATTCGCTTGATCCGTACAAGCCTCTCGAGGCGGAAGCTAACGTCAAGCCAATTCATGTCGATGTTGTGGCGCTGGACTGGAAGTGGCTCTTTGTCTATCCGGACGAAGGGATCGCAACGGTCAACCAGCTTGCCATGCCGGTGAATACGCCGGTCGATTTCCGGATCACCTCTGACTCCGTGATGAATTCCTTCTTCATCCCGCAGCTCGGTACGATGATCTACGCCATGGCCGGGATGCAGACACAACTGCACCTCATCGCCAATGAACCGGGTGATTTCCAGGGTGAATCGTCCAACTTCAGCGGCCGTGGCTTCTCCGACATGCGTTTCCGTGCGCTGGCCATGCCTGCGGACCAGTACAGCGCGTGGGTCGAGAAGGTTAAGGCTTCTTCCGAGCAGTTGGACAGCGCAAGCTATCCGAAGCTGGCCGCGCCGAGCGAGGCCAACCCGGTTGAATACTTCTCGCATGTCGACGCGGGTCTCTTTGATGAGATCGTTGCCAAGTACAACAACGGCATGATCATGGATAAGAGCACCGGAAAGATGCTGCACGTGCAGCAGTCCGCGATGTCCGACATGAACATGAAGGAATAG